GTGCTGTCACCGTCCCAGAACAGCGCGGCGAGCAGCGCGAACGCGGTGTCGACGCCGCCCGGGCTCGCGCGCATCGCGGCCGCGGCGCGCGACGGCTGGCCGCGTGTCAGCGTGAACTCACGCGTCTGGCGCTCGGCGCGATCCCGGTCGGCCGTCGTCACCGCCGCGCGCCGGACCCGCGCGAGCAGGGGCTCCGCCGCCTCCGCACGCGTGCCACCGGCGTACGTCACCGCGAGGCCGAGGGCGGCTCCCGCCATCCACGCCGGCCCGCGTTCCAGCTCGGCGAGCGCGGCGCGCATCGTCGCCGAATCGCCCTGGATGAACCCCGTGAACAGCCGCGAGTCGGCCAGCGCCGGGTCGTGCAGCGCCGCGTCCACGGCCCGCCGCTCGCGCGCCGTGTCGCCGAGGAGGTGGTAGGTCGGCGCGTAATGATCGCGCACGCCGGCGTACGACGAGTCGAGCGCGAGCACGCGGTCGAACGCGTTGAGCGCGCGGCGCAGCGCGTCGTCGATGCCCATGGCGGGACCGCAGTGCACGAGCGTCTCGCCCAGCAGATACCAGAGGTCCGGCATGTCGGGCGCCTGGGCGACGCCCTGCTCGTGCTCGCGTAGCGACTCGGCGCACGTGCGCGGCCGCTCGAGCTCCGCGGTCGATCCGAGCAGCAGGCGGTCGCGCGGACCGAGTCGGTCGGCGTAGCGCGCGACGAGGCGGTGCGCGTCCGCGGCGCGCGCGCTCGGCGTCCAGTTCGTCGACGTGAGCCACAAGCGCAGCGCGGCGAGCGCGAACGTCGAGTCGGCGTCCATCGCGCGCGCGTACGCGGCGGTCGCGTCGTTGTAGCGTCCCGCGCGCTCGAGCGAGCGTCCCTCCAGGTAGTGCTGCAGCGCGGCGAGCGGCACGCCGGCGAGCGCGGTCGCGCGCTCGTCGTTCTCGCCCGCGTCGAGCGCGAGCAGCTTGCCGACCACCGAGTCGAGCAGCGCGGGCAGCGCGGTCGCGGCGCCGCGCGCGGACGCGTGCCGCTCGCGCCCGTCGTGGGCCGAGAGCAGCGTCCCGTCGAGCGACAGGCTACCCGGCGCGACGATCGCGCTCCCCTCGATGACGGCGCCCGCGCCGACGCGGCGGGCGAGCAGCATGGCCGCGTCGCGCGGCAGGTCGAGGCGCTCGCCACCGGCCGCGCGCCACGCGGCGAGCACCGTGCGGACGTCCACCGCATGCACCCGCCCCGTGAGCAGCGCCGCCACGAGGTCGGGGATCCCCTCGCGCAGCAGCCGCAGCGACGCGTCGCCGCCGACGACGCGGAACGGGAGCACCGCGACGGCGTCGCGATCGACGAGCACCGGCGGGTCGCGCAGCCGCGACGCGATCCACGCGCCCCCGCCGACGAGCACCGCGGCCGACGCGAGCGCCGCGATGCCTAACGTGCGTCGCGTCGTGCGACGCGCGTCGGGCTCCGGCGGACGCGTCGCGTGCGGCGTCACCGACGTGTCGGCGGGCGTGGCCCGCACGTCGAGCGCATCGAGCGCGCGGACGATCTCGTCCGCGGTCGGCGGCCGGTCGGCGGGATTCTTCGCGAGGCAGCGCATCACGAGCGCGGCGAGCGCCGGCGGCACGTCGGGCCGTCGATGCTCGATCGGCTCGGGCGGCTCGGCGACGTGCGCGGCGATCAGCGCCTGCGCGCCGCGGCCGGCGAACGGCGGGGTGCCGGCGAGCATCTCGTAGGCGAGGACGCCGAGCGCGTAGAGGTCCACGCGGTGGTCCGCGAGCGGGTCGGCCGTCGCCTGCTCGGGCGCCATGTACGACGGGGTGCCTAACGCGAGCCCCGCCGAGGTGAGCGCGCTCGCGTCCGTCGCCGCCGCGCGCAGCGCCTTGGCGACGCCGAAGTCGACGACCACCGCGTCGTGCTCCGTGAGCAGCACGTTCTCCGGCTTGATGTCGCGGTGGACGACGCCCTCGCGGTGCGCGTACGCGAGTGCCGATGCCACGTCGCGCGCGACGGACACCGACTCGGCGATCGGCAGCGCGCCGACGCGCGTCAGCCGCGCGCGCACCGACTCGCCGCGCACGAACGGCATCGTGTAGTAGAGGAGCGGCGCCCACGCCGGCCGGTCGTCGCCGCTCGACTCGCCGGCGGCGAGCAGCGGCACGATGTGGGCGTGCTGGAGCCGCGCGGCGATCGCGATCTCGCGCCGGAACCGCTCGACGCTGATCGCGCCGGTCAGCTCGGGCGGCAGCACCTTCACGACGACCTCACGACCGAGCGCGACCTCGGTGGCGACGAACACGCGCGACATGCCGCCGCCGTCGAGCTCCCGCTCGACGCGATAGGCGGCGCCGAACGCCGCCTGCAGCTCGTCGCGGACGCCCGCTCTCACGCCGCGGGCCACGCCTAACGGACCGGCGTCGCCGGGCCGACATCGCGCACGCGCGCGAGCCCCGCCTGCGCTTCGCGGAGCTGCGGCTGCAGGGCGGGGTCGGCGTCCTTCCAGAGCGCGGCGAACCGCTGGTACGCCGCGGCTGCCTCCGCGCGCTGGCCGAGCTGCTCGTACAGCCGCGCGCGGGCGAGCAGGCTGCGCGCCCACAGCACCGGCGACGGATCGAAGATCTGCACGTCGGGGAAGCGCTTCGGGTCGATCACCTCGTACATCGCGACGGCGCGCCGCGTGTCGCCCAACGCCGTGAGGACCTCGGCGCGCACCACCCACCGCGGCGCGTTGATCCCGAAGGAGGCAGCGCGCGCGGAGTCGGGCGACGGAAAGCGCTGGGCGGCAACGCGGGCGCGCGCCGTGTCGCCGGCGAGCAGCGCGTCGAACGCGTCGACCTCCGGCCAGGCGGTGGTGTCGGCACCGCGCCACCGGCGCATCATGTCCACGTACTTGCGGTCGCGGAACGCCGCCATCGCGACGTAGGGCACCATCAACGACTGACGCCGCGCGCCGTCGCCGAAGCGGCCGGGGATGCGGTCGAGCCCCGCGAGACCGCCGTCGATCGTGCCGCGCAGCGCGGGCGTGCTCACGCCCGCCGCGACACGCGTGGCCGCGCCGTACCACTGCACGAGCAGCGACGTCGGCGTGCCGGCGCCGGGAATCGTCGGCTGCACCGCGGCGGCGAGCCGTCCGGCGCGGTCGGCGTCCGACAGCCGGCCGCCGAGCGCCGCCACCTGCATCGTCGCCATCAGCATCGCGAACCGATCGGATCCCCCGACGCGCGTGAGCGCCGCCGAGTCGCTCGTGGCGAGCGCGTCGTGCACGCTGGCGACCGCGCGCGACGCGTCGGTGCGCACGAGCACGACCGACCGCACGAACGGCAGCAGCCCCGCATCGGGACCGAGACGGCGCACCGCGTCGTCGAGCACCGCGGCGGCGGAGTCCCAGTACGCGGGGATGTACGCCTGCGCGACGGCCATGTACGCCGGTGGCACCGGATCGGCGGCCGCCCACGCGCGCGCGTCGCGCACGGCGAGCTGGCGTGCACGCTCCTTCGCCGCCGTCAGCCGCGGGCCCTGGAACGCCTGCCGCGTCGCGGCATCGCCCAACGACCGCAGCGTCTCGCCGTCGAGCACGAGCGCCGCGTTCGGCCCCGCGGCCTGCTGGTAGATCTGGACCTTGTGCGAGTACGCGAGGTGGAACGTGGAGTCGAGCGCGAGCGTGCGATTGAACGCGGCGAGCGACTTCGTCCAGTGGTCGCGGGTCGTCGAGTCGGGCCCGCCGCCGGTGGTGTGATGGAAGTACGCGTCGCCGAGCCCGTACCACGCCTCGGCGTCGCCGGAGTCGCGCGCCACCGCGGCGGCGTACTTGCGCTGTGCGTCGACGAAGCGCGCATCGCGCACCGAGTCGGTCGCCTCCGATCCGTACATCGCGGTGGAGAACGCGGCGTACGCGTCGAGCAGGGCGCGCTCGCGCGCCGGCAGCCGCCCCGCGTTGCGCACGGCGCGCTCGACGAGCTCGGACTGCAGCGGGTCGCCGGCCTTCCACCAGCCGTAGGTGAGCGCGCGCTTGTAGTACGCGAGCGCGAACGTGGAGTCGGCCGCCGTCGCGGCGGCGAACAGCGAGTCGGCGCGCGGGAGCTGCCACGCGTTCAGCGCGCGCGCGCGCCATCCAGGTAGTCGCGGTACGCGGCGACGGAGGTGGTGGTGCTCTTCGTGATGCCTAACGACACCGCGGGCGCGCCGACGAGGTCGAGCAGGTCGCGCGCGAGCGCGTCGAACAGCGGCCGCGGATCGGCGCCGCGCGGGGTGGCGCGCATCGCCGAATCCACCTTCTTGCCGGAGGCGACGTCGTAGACGTTCGCGACGACGAGCGTGGAGTCGCCGATGCCGGTGACGCGGCCCGTGACGACGGTCCACACGCCCGCCTTGCGGGCGAGGCGGCGCGCGTCGTCGAGGCCGATGCGGCGCGCGCCGTCGAGCTTGAGGTCGCGCTGCAGATCGAGCCCGCGCTCGTAGTCGACGACCTGCAGGTCGCGCCACTGCGCGAGGTCGAGCGACAGCATGCTCACCGCGCCCTCGCGCAGCCACGCGAGCTGCGGGTCGGGGCTCAGCACGTCGAACGGCGCGACGAGATACGACCGGCGGGGGTCGACGCCGCGCGGGACGCCGCCGCTCGTGCCTAAGGCCGCCCACGCCGCGGCGGCCGCCGCCGCCAGCGCGAGGATCGCCACCCCGACGAGCATCGGGCGGCGGGTCGGGACTCGGGATTCGGGACTCGGGACTCGTGGGGGAGCAGTTCCCGAGTCCCGAGTCCCGAGTCCCGAGTCCCGCACTCCGGTGTCCAGCGCGTCGGCCATGTCGTTCGCGGTGGCCCAGCGCGCCTCGGGCCTCTTCTCGAGCGCGCGATCGATCACGCCGGCG
This DNA window, taken from Gemmatirosa kalamazoonensis, encodes the following:
- a CDS encoding serine/threonine-protein kinase → MRAGVRDELQAAFGAAYRVERELDGGGMSRVFVATEVALGREVVVKVLPPELTGAISVERFRREIAIAARLQHAHIVPLLAAGESSGDDRPAWAPLLYYTMPFVRGESVRARLTRVGALPIAESVSVARDVASALAYAHREGVVHRDIKPENVLLTEHDAVVVDFGVAKALRAAATDASALTSAGLALGTPSYMAPEQATADPLADHRVDLYALGVLAYEMLAGTPPFAGRGAQALIAAHVAEPPEPIEHRRPDVPPALAALVMRCLAKNPADRPPTADEIVRALDALDVRATPADTSVTPHATRPPEPDARRTTRRTLGIAALASAAVLVGGGAWIASRLRDPPVLVDRDAVAVLPFRVVGGDASLRLLREGIPDLVAALLTGRVHAVDVRTVLAAWRAAGGERLDLPRDAAMLLARRVGAGAVIEGSAIVAPGSLSLDGTLLSAHDGRERHASARGAATALPALLDSVVGKLLALDAGENDERATALAGVPLAALQHYLEGRSLERAGRYNDATAAYARAMDADSTFALAALRLWLTSTNWTPSARAADAHRLVARYADRLGPRDRLLLGSTAELERPRTCAESLREHEQGVAQAPDMPDLWYLLGETLVHCGPAMGIDDALRRALNAFDRVLALDSSYAGVRDHYAPTYHLLGDTARERRAVDAALHDPALADSRLFTGFIQGDSATMRAALAELERGPAWMAGAALGLAVTYAGGTRAEAAEPLLARVRRAAVTTADRDRAERQTREFTLTRGQPSRAAAAMRASPGGVDTAFALLAALFWDGDSTLARSVRDGARRTLDAPLDTAPSRNAVLTAFAVGEDAAARRDTASTRRAIAALRSVPASPAAPWSNAPARRFALLLDAQIAALERRSDAHALLVAADSMLREGPGGRELEGAGNLIVASLWEREGDLPRALAATGRRRVDTSIPFAFSTYLRERARLAERGGAREEAIRAYRHYLTLRRNAEPSFAVHLASVRDALARLERASAGR